The following DNA comes from Streptococcus pasteurianus.
GTGTAAACTTCTACTTCAAGTGTTGGGTTACCGCGTGAGTCAAGGACTTCGCGAGCGTAAACATCAGTAATAATTGACATTATGTTACTCTCCTTATGAGTTTTTAATATTTTTACACTAAAATAATACCATAATATCGCCACTTAGGCAAATAAAAACGAGAAATTTTGAAAAACCAATTTAACTTTCATGCCTTTTTTCAAAATACTTTATGCGCTTACGGCTGAGAAATGACAGTTTAGTAAATTTAACTTATAATGAAGTTAAGAAATAATCGAGGTTAAATAGTATGAGTGATTTAGAAAGTAAAGTTTTACATGCTGCTGCAGGGGAGAATCGACTTAATCCTGATGAACAACGACGCTATTTTGGAACATTTGCTGAACGCGTGGTCTTGTCAATACTGCTTGATGACAGTCGTTTGGAAGATACTAAAGCACGTTTCGAGGACATTTTAAAACATTTAGCGAGTGATTATGACATGTTATTTGTCAAAATTTCACCAAAATTGGCGGTCGCCGACCAATGTTACTATATGAAAATAGCGCAAAATCTTGAAATTCAAGCAACAATCGTTGATGAAAAAAATGCGCATTCACCTTATGGGATTATCGTTCATTCGAATCAAGCTGAAAATGTTGACAATCCACTGTTAGCAGTGCGTTTTCCACAAACACATGACAAACCAAAAGAAGTCCCTAAAAAGGGCTTCTGGTCAAAATTATTCAATAAAGATTAACGTTTGGTAAAGGCTAGTAGATTGCCAATATTTTGGGCGGTGCGTTCTAGATTTTGAGGAGCCTGCGCTAGCGTATTTTCCAAAGAATCGACGTCTGATATAATCGGAAAAGCTGCTTGAATATTAGCAACTGGAAAGTCTGGCAAATCATCTTTTAAGCTACCGCAAATGGCAATGACTAATTTGCCTCTTGGCGTACGACTAGCAACGCCAACAGGGGCTTTCCCAGACAAACTTTGTTTATCCATGCGTCCCTCACCAACAATGACGACATCCGCAACTTGGACTCGACGGTCAAAGTTGAGCATATCAAGAACTGCGTCGATACCAGAGATAATTCGTCCACCGGTAAATGCAGCTAGCCCTGCTGCCATTCCGCCGCCTGCTCCTGCTCCCGCTAAATCGAGGATTACTGGGAAGAAGCTTTGGTAAAATTGCTCCATATCCTTATCAACACTTGCGAATTTTTCGTTCGCAAGTCCTTTTTGACCACCAAAAACATAGGTTGCGCCATTAGGACCGCATAGTGGATTGGTAACGTCAGTAATAATTGTTAGCTCAACTTGTGATAAATCCCAATGGTAATCTTCATAGGAAATCGTTGTGATGTTTCCAAGATTATCACCAACTGCAGCAACTTCTTGACCAGACTCGTCAAAGAAACGATAGCCTAATCCTGCTGCCATTCCAATACCACCATCATTAGTGGAACTGCCGCCAACACCAATCATGATTTCTTTGGTACCAAGGTCAACAAGATGTCCAATCATTTCACCGACACCTTTTGTCGTTAATGTTAGCGGATTGCGCTTATCAAGTGGAACTTTTTCCAAGCCACATATGTCAGCCATTTCAAAAACAGCTAATTGACCATTGGTCGCATAGTGAGCTTCCACAGGCTGACCTAATGCTCCCGTAACAATATGGCTATCACGCCTTAGGTGCAAGCCATCAGTTAAGGTCTCCAAGGTTCCTTCGCCACCATCGCCAATCGGCATTAAGTCAAAAGTCGCATTTGGCAGTGCTTTTTTTAATCCCCTTTGAATGGCTTTTGCCGCATCGAGGGCAGATAAACTTTCCTTAAATGAATCGGGTGCTATCAATATGTGCATGGTACCAACTCCCCTTCATATGTTACTATATATACTATTATATAATTTTTTGAACGAAAGAGGTTAGAAAAACATGGAAAAATGGGATGCTTATTTAGCAAATGGGCAAAAAACAGGTCGTATCTTAACGCGTGGTCAGTCAATTCCTGATGATTTGTACCACTTGGCAGTAGATTGTTTGGTGCAACATGTTGACAATGATATTTTGTTTGTGCAAAGACATTTAGAAAAAGAGGCTTTTCCAGGATTTTTTGAAGCTAGTGCAGGTGGCTCTGCTCTTTATGGTGAGGATTCTAAACAAGCTGTTCGACGTGAGTTGCTGGAAGAAACTGGGCTTCTACCAGTTGAATTAACATTTTCAAAAAGGACTGTTTACAAAGATGACAATTGTATCATGGATAGCTACCTTGCTCTGGTAAATTCTCCCAAAGATACCATAACTCTCCAAAATAGCGAAACCATTTCGTACCAATGGGTGGCAAAAGAAAAGTTAAAAGCATTTTTAGAAACACACCCAGTCGTTCCACTACACCGCTTACTGATAGAAACATTATTTTTAGATGATTAAGAGGCTAGGATTTTATCCCTAACCTCTCTTTTTGTGCCTACTGTAAGTTATTCTGATTTTTTGTGGCGTTTGAGTTCGAGCAAAGCTATGCTTGCTAGGCTTAAAACGCCTGCAAAGGTAAGAAGTGTGCCATCTTTTTCACCTGTCGCTGGTAAAGTTTCAGCAGTATCAGTAGTTGATAGTGTTTCAAGATTGGCATCTACTGTGATAGGTGTAGTTGTCGTTTCCACGACAGAAGCTTTTGCTTGATCATCAGATGTCACGCCAGTTTCAGCTGAGGTTTGTGTTACCATATCTGATGATTGAGCAGCTTCTTTAGCATAAATAATGCCGTATTGACTAAAATGTTCCGTATCAAAGATGACAAATTTCAATGTTTGCCCTGCCACAGTACGGCTGATTTCTTCAAATACTAGTGACTGTGGTTGTCCATTTTCTGGGAGATAAAAGACTTGAGCAACAGTCTTGCCAGCATCAATTGGTAAAATAACTCGCACTGTTTTTGTAATGGCTAAGACATTTCCAAAATCGTCAGTTGGCTGAATATCAAACAAATCGTAATCTGTTCCTTTTAGAACTTCTGGTGTTTTGACATCATTTGTTTCTTGGTGACTTACCTTGATTTTCTTGATGTCATCACGTTCACCTGCTCCTAAAATAACGCTAACACCACTTGCTTCATCATAAAGCGTGCGTTCCGTTTCAGCGCCAGCTTTTTTCAAACGTAAAATGGTAGCTGTTAGTGGCTCGAGGGTTAATCCTGTTTCAGTCATTGTGACACCGCTTGGATTTTCTATCGCTTCTACTCCTGCTTGCTTACCATCTGCAATGATTTCAGCTGATAGGAGATTTCGGTAATCATCTGTCAATACAAAATCACGCGCCACGGTATCTGCATTGATAAAAACAGCGTAAATATCGCCATTGCTAGCAATTGTTTGATAAGCAATAATCAAATCTTCTTGCCCAACACCATTTTCATTTGGAATGGTTATCAAGCTCACATTGCGGTCAACTTCTTCTTTGGTTTTAAGCGTAAAAGCATCTGTTGAGCGGCGAATGGCAATCAAACCTTTTGTATAAGTCTGGCTTTGCGTATTTTCTGGGTAAGCTTCGCTATCTGTGGCTTTAGCCCAATCAAAATGATTAATCGCATCTGTCGAATCATAAGAATCACTGATGAAATATGGGTATTCAAACGGTGTGCCGTCAGCATTAGTCAACAAATCAGATTTTGCTGGCACTTTATCTGCTGAAACTGGTGTCTTGTAATCCTCGTCAAGGAATTGTTTCGTACGACCGTACTCTTGCCCAGAATGAATAAAGGCAGTTCCTTGTGATGTTAAGACAATAAGGTTTCCTAAACGCAAACGACGTTGGATTTCTGCTTCATTTTCAGCAACAGTTGGGTCTTTTTGAATGGATTTTGCAATCACATCATGAAGCGTTAAATTGTCATGAGCAGCAATGTATTGAATCACATCACCTGGGTCATCTGCGGTGAAATTACTTGGCTGAGCTTTAATATTATTAAAGAGTGTTTGCAAATCTTTTGCGCCACCTGTAATAAATGCTGCCGCTCCTTCACTTGGATAACCTGATTTGAGGAGGTTACGAATGTCATCAGAGAAAGAAGCGACGCTATCAGTTTGTGACATCCAAGTCTGGTCTGCTGGTTGTCGGCTATCATTAGCATCTCCAGCATAAGAAATCCATCCCTCGCCAAGCATGATAATATTCGGATTCAGTGCTTTAGCCGTATCATATGCCATGTGCACCGTTTCGGCATCCAAATCTCCCATCATATCAAAACGGAAACCGTCAACTTTGAACTCATCAACCCAATAAGCAATTGAATCAAGCACCAAACGTCTTGTCATATAATGCGTTGTTCCTGGGCGACCGCCACCAAAGCTTGTTTTAACTGTTCCATCAGCTTCCATAAAATGATAATAATTTGGCTCCAAAGCTTCAAGAATAGCAAGGTCAGCTGTGTGATTGTAAACCACATCAAGAATAACACCCATCCCACGTTTATGGATTTCAGCAATCAAATTCTTGAATTCCTCAATGCGTTTTGCTGGGTTAGTTGGGTCTTCTGAATACATTCCTGTCAAAGCAAAGTAGCTCTGTGGGTCATATCCCCAGTTATAATTCGTATTGCTAGAAGCATAGTCCGTCAAACGCTCAGCATTCGCCAATTCATTGACATAATAATAGCTCATCACTGGCAAAAGTTGAATATGCGTCACGTCAAGCTCTTGAAGGTAATCTATTTTTTCAACAAAGGCTGCAAAAGTCCCAAATTGATGTTGAAGTTCATCTGAAATAGCGATATCTGATGTGAAATCACGAACGTGTGCTTCGTAAATAATAGCATCTTCACGATCCGTGTATCCGCTAATATCAGCGTAGGTCAATTCTTGATTGCCAATTGTACTAGTATCCACAATCGCAGCTTTTGCTACCTTGTATGACGGGTCAGTTCCAATCAAATCACTATTCCATTCCGCTAATGATTTGGCATAAGGGTCAAGTGCGAGAACCGTTTCATCTCCACGTGTGATTTCATAATGATAATAATAACCACGATAATCAGAAACACCAAGACCCGATTCTTGCGTCAAAGCTGCTGACCATTGGCCCTTATCACCTTTAACCATAGCAATCTTTCCAACAACCTTAGTTTGGTCATCTTTATCATAAAGAACCACCGAAACACTATCTGCACTTGGTGACCAAACAGTCAAATCAACACGCACTCCTTCTTCTGACACACGCGCGCCTAACTCACCATCATAGGCATAAAGAGAATCTGTATATTGCCAATTGGTCTTAGCTTGATAGTCATCACCAGCATAACTAACCGTGTATGGTGCTAAAAGTTGTGAAAAATCACCAATAATCGTTGACTGATTAGTTTCAGGATTCAATACAAGGTCAGAAATAGTCATCAGATTACCATCTTTATCAGTTACCTTAACATTTTCAAATAACTCATCCTTATCAGCGTCAGCTAAATTGCTAACGATAGCAACAATCTCTGTCGGACTTGTTTGCTGAACTGATATCAAACGAATAGTGCTTACAAAATATGGATTCGTGTAAATTGTCTTATCCTCGTCTTTCAAAAAAATTTGTGTGTGATTAGCTAAATCTTTAAAGCTATAATTGTCTGGCTGAATTTTGGCATCATCGCCCTCCTTAGACTCATCTAGTAAGAGAAATCCAAGTTCATTGAAATCTGATAGAGTAATATCCATATCAGTTTCAGTCACAACAGTTTAGGTATCATCTTCACTAATGGTTAATTCAGTATTTTCAACCTCAGCTTGCATGTCAGCTAAGGTATCAGTCTTACTTTGTGCAACTTCATTGGCTTGCTCTGCTATTTCCCATTGATTTGTTACCAATTCTGTTGCCGTTTCAGTGGAGACATATTTGCTAAACTAGCACTCCAAAAAAGAGCCGACTTCCCCTTTCCATACAGAACCTCCGTATCTTTCAACATAATGATTTTTTACGATTTCAGTATACAAAATATTTTTAATTTGCGCAATCGTTTTCGTAAATATTTTTTAGCATTATTCATGACTTCAAAATAAACATTATATAAGTTGTTTTAATTTAAATGCAATCGATTGCTTCGAAAAATACAAAAAAACCGAGCATGGCTCAGCTTCTTTGGTTGTATCGTTAAACATGCAAATGCAGTGCTTAATAATTAGTAATTTCTGGTCGGTCGTGGACATTACTTTTCTTACCTTGGCGTGCTTTTAAAACAGCATCAACATCTTCAACACTAACGCCAGTTTCGACCAACATTACTGCCAAATGGTACAGAACATCTGCTGTTTCATTGGCGATTTCATCTTTGTCTGCATTTTTGGCTGCAATAACAACTTCTGTCGCTTCTTCCCCAACCTTTTTAAGAATTTTATCCAATCCTTTATCAAAAAGGTAATTGGTATAAGAGCCTTCCTTTGGATTTTCTTTACGGTCTATTGCTTCTTTATATAATGTTTCTAGCATGTCTTTATCCTTTCTATCATCACAAAATGTCATTGAAAAAACAGCTGTAAGCGCCCGTATGACAAGCAGCGCCCTCTTGCTTAACAGCGACCAATAAGGTATCACAGTCGCAATCCGTTTTGATTGATTTGACGTATTGATAATGACCGCTAGTTGCCCCTTTATGCCAGATCTCTTGACGTGAGCGGCTCCAGTAGTGCATTTGCTTGGTTTCCAATGTTAAGTGATACGCTTCTTCGTTCATGTAGGCTAACATCAGTACTTGTCCTGTTTGGTAATCCGTCACAATCACAGGAACAAGACTATCTTGTTTCGCAAAATCAAGTTTTATTTCACTCATACTCATTGTCTCACCTCAATTCCTGCAGTAGCCATGGCAGCTTTGGTATCAGCAATTGAAACTTCGCCAAAGTGGAAAATGGAAGCGGCAAGCACACCTGTTGCAGTTGTTTTTTCAAAAACGTCAACCATATGGTCAATATTTCCTGCACCACCAGACGCAATGATTGGGACATTAACCACATCAGCGACAGCATTTAGCATATCCAAATCAAATCCTGACTTCGTGCCGTCTTTATCCATGCTAGTTAGTAAAATCTCACCTGCACCAAGGCTGACAACAGCCTTTGCCCATTCAATCAAATCAATGCCAGTATCCTTGCGCCCACCTGCCACATAAACATGCCAAGTGCCGTCAGCTTCTTTACGAGCATCAATAGCCGATACCACACATTGATTGCCAAATTTTTCAGCACAATCTTTGATGAGTTGAGGATTGGCTACCGCAGAAGAATTAACCGCGACCTTGTCCGCACCAGCTTTAAGCATTTTATTCATGTCCTCAACCGAGCGAATGCCACCGCCAACTGTAAAAGGAATGAATACTTGGTCAGCCACACGCTTCACCATTTCCACAGTTGTATCACGTTTTTCATGTGTTGCGGTAATGTCCAAGAACACCAATTCATCACACCCAGCTTCATAATAAGCACGCGCCGCATCAACAGGATCACCAACATCTGTTAAATTAACAAAATTAACCCCCTTAACCACGCGCCCATCTTTAACATCAAGACAAGGAATAATGCGTTTTTTCAGCATAAGCTATCCTCCAAAAGCTTTCAATTCGTCAAGGCTAATATTGCCGTTATAATAAGCTTTACCAACGATTGTCCCAGCAACACCAATTTCTTGCAATTTCACCAAATCATTCTTCTCAGCAATGCCGCCAGAAGCAATAACTTTAGCCGTCGTTAACTCAGCCACTAAACGTTCATAATGTTCAAAATTTGGTCCTGTTAGCGTACCATCACGGTCAACATCTGTATAGACAAATAGGGTCACCCCCATTTTCTCCATGGCTTTAGCTAAGCTGATGTAGTCAACATTACTCGTTTCTAGCCAACCTTCAGTTGCCACAAAACCATTTTTAGCATCAATACCAACCACAATTTTATCACTGCCAAATTTATCTAAAGCTGCCTTGACAAAATCTGGATTTTTCACCGCCATAGACCCGATAATCACACGGTCAATGCCAACCGCTAGGTAATCTTCAATTTGCTCAAGGGTACGAATACCACCACCAACTTCGACACCAAGCCCTGATTCTTGCTTCAACTTGGCAATTAAATCGCGATTCGTTGCTCGCCCATCAAGCGCTCCGTCCAAATCAACAACATGAATAAATTCAATACCAGCTTGCGCAAAGATTTTTGCTTGTCCAAGCACATCTGGATTAACAACCGTTTTTTGGTTGAAATCACCTTTAAAAAGACGAACTGCCTGTTCTTCTTTAATATCAATCGCTGGAAGAATCTGCATATAAACTCCTTTTCTTTATAAAACGCTACTCTAAGCAACTTAAAATCATTCTTAGTCACCACAAAGGGCAATAAATTTTTCAAGAATTCCTAAACCGACGTCACCTGATTTTTCAGGGTGGAATTGCGCTCCGTAAACATTATCCTTGTGAATCATGGCTGGTACTTCAATACCATAATCAGCAGTCACATCAATGTATTCTTTCGGAACATCTGTAAAATAGCTATGCACAAAATAAACGGATTTGCCAGCAAGCCCTGCTGTTAACGGACTATCTTGTTTCACTGTCAAATCATTCCATCCCATATGCGGAACAGGCATAGTCTTAGTTGCTTGAATTTCACGACAAACACCTGGGATAAAGCCAAGTCCTTGTGTTTCTTGGTGTTCCAAGCCAATCTCTGTCAAGACCTGCATTCCTAAACAAATGCCCAGTAACGGCGTTCCCTTAGCTACTGCTTCCTTGATAGCAGAAACCAGGCCACGCTGTTGTAACTCAGCCATGGCAGCAGGATAAGCACCAACCCCTGGCAAAATCAGACCGTCCGCAGCTAAAATCTTGTCTCGATTACTAGACAATTCAGCCTGAACACCGATTTTCTGTAAAGCTCTTAACACATTAGCAGTATTACCTGCATCATAATCAATCACAATTATCATATCTCAGCTCTCAAGCCTTCCACACACTACTAAATGAGACGTGTCATGGCTGATTTCCTTTCTCTGTATTTTAAAGCAATCCTTTTGTTGAATTAACACCATGGATTTCAGGGTTAATGGTAATTGCTTCGCGAAGAGCACGACCAGTTGCCTTAAAAAGACTTTCTGATTTATGGTGATTATTTTTTCCGTGTAAAATCTTCAAATGCAAATTCATCTGAACATTAAATGCCAAGGCTTGAAAAAATTCTTCAACCAATTCTGTATCAAAATTGCCAAGTTTTGGATTATCAAACTCACAATCAAAAACAAGGTAGCTACGCCCTGATAAATCAAGACTTGCCATACCAAGCGTTTCATCCATAGGAACGAAAGCTGTACCATAACGATTGATGCCAGCCTTATCATCAAGGGCTTCTTTCAAAGCTTGTCCTAAAACAATTCCCACATCTTCAACCGTATGGTGACTATCAACATGCAAATCACCATCTGCTTTTACTACAAGGGAAATACGGCTATGTCTTGCAAAAAGGGTCAACATATGGTCAAAAAAACCAACACCAGTATCAATCTCTACTGGTTCTTGAGCATCTAAATTAAGGCTCAACTTAATCTTTGTTTCAAAGGTATTACGTTCAATCTCTGCTTGTCTCATAAAATATCCTTTTCTTTCTGTGCAAGTAACGTCACTAGTTTTTACCATCTAAAATATCAATGACTTTGTACAAATCTGCTTCGTTGATTTGGTAAGGCGCTTCTTTTCGTACAACTGGCTTAGCACAAAAAGCGATACCAATACCAGCTGTTTTAATCATTGGCAAATCATTAGCACCATCTCCCATAGCAATGGTTTGACTTAATTCTAAGCCATTTTCAGCTGCCCACTCAATCAAGCTAGCTTTCTTGACATCTTTAGTGACGACCTCGCCAAGAACCTTGCCTGTCAAAACACCGTCTTTAACTTCTAAGCGGTTAGCCTTGACATAATCAAGTCCGATACGTTTTGCCAACACATCAACCGTTTCATGGAAACCGCCTGACACGACAGCCACTTTATAACCACGACGATGCAATTCTGCCACTAATTTTTCAGCACCATTTGTAAAATGCATGCGCGCAAGCACCTTATCAAAAATGCTTTCTGGCAAGCCCTTCAATAAACCGACACGTTCATCTAACGCTTGTTTAAAATCAAGTTCACCATTCATGGCACGCGCAGTAATGTCAGCAATCTTCTCACCAACACCCGCTTCTTCACCCAATAAATCAATTCCTTCTTCTTGAATGAGGGTAGAGTCAACATCCATTACCAATAATCCATTTACCTTAGTCATGACGCACCTCAATAGCTCTAGCATGAGCTTGTAATCCTTCAGCATAAGCAAGTGTTGTAATATCGTGACTAGCTGCATTCACAGCAATTTTTGAATATTGCATATACTGGATACGTTTGACAAAATCATGCACACCTAGCGCTGATGAGAAACGGCTTGTGCTAGTTGTTGGCAAAATATGATTTGCCCCTGCGTAATAATCACCGATTGGTTCACTCGTGAAATGCCCAAGGAAAACAGAACCCGCATTTTCAATCGCATCAAGATAATCATAAGCATTATCCATAGCAATTTCCAAATGTTCTGGCGCCACTTGGTTCATCAATTCAAACATTGCCTCAACAGAATCTGCAATGATGATACGACCATTATTTTCAACAGAAGCACGTGCAATTTCTTCACGTGGCAAGGTTTTAAGTTGTTCTTCGATTTCCTTTTCAACCGCATCCGCTAACGCTGCTGAATTTGTCACCAAAATCGCACGCGCACGCACATCATGCTCAGCTTGTGAGAGCAAATCTGCTGCAACGTATTTTGGATTGGCTGTGTCATCTGCGATCACACCAATTTCAGACGGACCTGCAATCATGTCAATACCAACAATACCGTAAACGAGTTTTTTAGCTGTCGCAACAAAAATATTTCCTGGTCCAGTAATCTTATCAACACGAGGAATTGTTTCTGTACCATATGCCAAAGCAGCAACACCCTGAGCCCCACCAATTTGATAAATCTTATCAACACCAGCTAACGAAGCAGCCACCAAAATCGCAGGTTCGAAATGCACTTGTGGCGGTGTAATCATGATAATTTCTTTAACACCAGCAATCTTAGCTGGAATGACATTCATCAAAACAGATGACGGATAAGCAGCAGTTCCACCTGGGACATAAACCCCAACACGCTCAATCGGACGAATCAATTGCCCACGAACAACGCCTTCAGTTGGTTGGTCCTCAAATCCTTTTTCCAACTGTTGCTTGTGATAACTTTCAATATTCGCTTTGGCATTTTTGAGAGCTTCCAAAACCTCGGCATCAATTTCCTCAAACGCTTGGTCAACCAACTCCTTACCAACTTCAAAATTATCAAGCGTAATCTTGTCAAATTTTTCGGAATAGGCTTTAAGTGCGTTATCACCATTTTCTTTGACATCTTCTAAAATTTGACGAACCGCATCATCAACATCAAGATTTTCTTTGCTTAATTCTAATTGTTCTTGGTAGAGAATTTTTGAAATTTCTTCTGTCGTTCCTGTTAAACGTTTCATTTAAAAGCTACCTCCTCATTTCCAACGATACTTTCTAATTTTTGGATAAATGGCATGATTTCAGGATTATTTTTCAAAGCCGCTTTGTTCACAATCAATCGTGCTGAAATGCGGCAAATATCTTCATAAACTTTAAGACCGTTAGCAACTAGCGTATTTCCAGTCTCAACAATATCAACAATAGCGTCCGCTAAACCAATAACAGGAGCAATCTCAACACTTCCTTGAATTGAAATGATTTCGACATCTTCTCCTTTTTTATTGAAATAATCGGTCGCAATGGTTGGGTATTTTGTGGCAATTCGTTTTCGTTTATGGTCATGTGGGTCATAAGAATCCGTTGAAGCTACTGAGAATTTACATAAACCAAAATTCAAATCAAGCATTTCAAGATAACCTGTTGGGTGCTCAATCAACAAGTCCTTTCCGACCACACCAAGGTCAGCCACACCATGGCGCACATACGTTGTCACATCAGGTGCCTTGACAAGCAAAAAACGGAATTTTTTATCTGGGCTTTCAAAAATAAGATTACGTCCCTTATTTTCCATAAACGTCATGTCAAAACCCGCTTTTTCCAGAAGTTTTACCGTATCTTTTTCAATACGTCCCTTGGTTAAAGCAATCGTAATTTGATTTTCCATTAGGCACCTCCTTCTAAATTATCATGTACAGCTTGGTAAACGGCATCAATATCTACTGCCCAACCGACCGCAGTCAATTTTTTAGCCCCAAAACGTTCAAAAAGTTTATCGTAACGCCCACCTGAGGCAAAAGCGTCTGGCACCTTATCTCCAAAGACTTTGAACATCACGCCAGTATAATACGGCATTGTCGGAATTTGTGCCAAATCAATGTTGCTCTTTGGTAAAATTTCAGATACTTGATTGAGCAAGTTTTCCAAATCTGTTAAAGCAGCCAAAATCGCTTGATTCTTGACAAGTACACGCGCACTTTCTAAAACTTGATGACTTTCTCCAAAAAGATAAGGCAAATTTTTCAAAAACTCATCAAATTCACTTGGATATTTTTGGGTAAATTCATTTAACTGAGTGATATTTTTATCTTTAATCGCTTGTGCCAAAGTTTCTTCAACTGCTTGTGGCAAAGCCAAAGTTTCAAAAATGGTTTGTAAAATCGCAGCATGTGAAAATTCAAATTGATAAGACGGAATATCCGCTCTATCAAGAGCTTCCTTGGCTGATTGGATTGCCTCAAAAACAGCTTCCTTAGCTGGAAAACCAACAATCTCAACACCAGCTTGCGTGTGCTCATTCATCAAACCACGCATTTCTTCGTTGTATTTGAAAACCTTGCCCGAATAGGAGAATTTAATCGGCGTTTCAACTTGCGTCGAAGCAATGACACGTCCAATCTGACTGGTAATATCAGGACGAAGCGTCAGCAATTCACCACTTTTATCAAAGAAATTGTAATTATTTTTCGTAATCGTATCACTAAAGACTTCAAAATGTTCCAAGGTCGGTGTTTCAATTCGATTGAATCCCTGACTCATCAAGAAATCACTGATATCACGTTCTATTTTGTAGGTAACACGCGCACGTTTAAATAACTTATCATGCATTCCCACAGGTAATGTTGTTTTTTTCATCTTGTCAACTCCTAACATCATTAAAATTAGGCTTTCTGATAGTCTTTAATCGCTTCAATCACTCGTTCCATTTCAGCCTGCGTTCCGATTGAAATTCGCAAATGATTTTTGATACGTTCAACTTTCGGAAAATAACGAACATAGATATTCTTAGCTTGCAAATAATCAAATAAATTCGCTGCATCATTTTGAGGACATTCCG
Coding sequences within:
- the hisB gene encoding imidazoleglycerol-phosphate dehydratase HisB, with protein sequence MRQAEIERNTFETKIKLSLNLDAQEPVEIDTGVGFFDHMLTLFARHSRISLVVKADGDLHVDSHHTVEDVGIVLGQALKEALDDKAGINRYGTAFVPMDETLGMASLDLSGRSYLVFDCEFDNPKLGNFDTELVEEFFQALAFNVQMNLHLKILHGKNNHHKSESLFKATGRALREAITINPEIHGVNSTKGLL
- a CDS encoding NUDIX hydrolase yields the protein MEKWDAYLANGQKTGRILTRGQSIPDDLYHLAVDCLVQHVDNDILFVQRHLEKEAFPGFFEASAGGSALYGEDSKQAVRRELLEETGLLPVELTFSKRTVYKDDNCIMDSYLALVNSPKDTITLQNSETISYQWVAKEKLKAFLETHPVVPLHRLLIETLFLDD
- the hisA gene encoding 1-(5-phosphoribosyl)-5-[(5-phosphoribosylamino)methylideneamino]imidazole-4-carboxamide isomerase; its protein translation is MQILPAIDIKEEQAVRLFKGDFNQKTVVNPDVLGQAKIFAQAGIEFIHVVDLDGALDGRATNRDLIAKLKQESGLGVEVGGGIRTLEQIEDYLAVGIDRVIIGSMAVKNPDFVKAALDKFGSDKIVVGIDAKNGFVATEGWLETSNVDYISLAKAMEKMGVTLFVYTDVDRDGTLTGPNFEHYERLVAELTTAKVIASGGIAEKNDLVKLQEIGVAGTIVGKAYYNGNISLDELKAFGG
- the hisF gene encoding imidazole glycerol phosphate synthase subunit HisF, whose amino-acid sequence is MLKKRIIPCLDVKDGRVVKGVNFVNLTDVGDPVDAARAYYEAGCDELVFLDITATHEKRDTTVEMVKRVADQVFIPFTVGGGIRSVEDMNKMLKAGADKVAVNSSAVANPQLIKDCAEKFGNQCVVSAIDARKEADGTWHVYVAGGRKDTGIDLIEWAKAVVSLGAGEILLTSMDKDGTKSGFDLDMLNAVADVVNVPIIASGGAGNIDHMVDVFEKTTATGVLAASIFHFGEVSIADTKAAMATAGIEVRQ
- the hisE gene encoding phosphoribosyl-ATP diphosphatase is translated as MLETLYKEAIDRKENPKEGSYTNYLFDKGLDKILKKVGEEATEVVIAAKNADKDEIANETADVLYHLAVMLVETGVSVEDVDAVLKARQGKKSNVHDRPEITNY
- a CDS encoding YueI family protein, with the translated sequence MSDLESKVLHAAAGENRLNPDEQRRYFGTFAERVVLSILLDDSRLEDTKARFEDILKHLASDYDMLFVKISPKLAVADQCYYMKIAQNLEIQATIVDEKNAHSPYGIIVHSNQAENVDNPLLAVRFPQTHDKPKEVPKKGFWSKLFNKD
- the serB gene encoding phosphoserine phosphatase SerB, with translation MTKVNGLLVMDVDSTLIQEEGIDLLGEEAGVGEKIADITARAMNGELDFKQALDERVGLLKGLPESIFDKVLARMHFTNGAEKLVAELHRRGYKVAVVSGGFHETVDVLAKRIGLDYVKANRLEVKDGVLTGKVLGEVVTKDVKKASLIEWAAENGLELSQTIAMGDGANDLPMIKTAGIGIAFCAKPVVRKEAPYQINEADLYKVIDILDGKN
- the hisI gene encoding phosphoribosyl-AMP cyclohydrolase, which encodes MSEIKLDFAKQDSLVPVIVTDYQTGQVLMLAYMNEEAYHLTLETKQMHYWSRSRQEIWHKGATSGHYQYVKSIKTDCDCDTLLVAVKQEGAACHTGAYSCFFNDIL
- the hisH gene encoding imidazole glycerol phosphate synthase subunit HisH translates to MIIVIDYDAGNTANVLRALQKIGVQAELSSNRDKILAADGLILPGVGAYPAAMAELQQRGLVSAIKEAVAKGTPLLGICLGMQVLTEIGLEHQETQGLGFIPGVCREIQATKTMPVPHMGWNDLTVKQDSPLTAGLAGKSVYFVHSYFTDVPKEYIDVTADYGIEVPAMIHKDNVYGAQFHPEKSGDVGLGILEKFIALCGD
- a CDS encoding glycerate kinase, with translation MHILIAPDSFKESLSALDAAKAIQRGLKKALPNATFDLMPIGDGGEGTLETLTDGLHLRRDSHIVTGALGQPVEAHYATNGQLAVFEMADICGLEKVPLDKRNPLTLTTKGVGEMIGHLVDLGTKEIMIGVGGSSTNDGGIGMAAGLGYRFFDESGQEVAAVGDNLGNITTISYEDYHWDLSQVELTIITDVTNPLCGPNGATYVFGGQKGLANEKFASVDKDMEQFYQSFFPVILDLAGAGAGGGMAAGLAAFTGGRIISGIDAVLDMLNFDRRVQVADVVIVGEGRMDKQSLSGKAPVGVASRTPRGKLVIAICGSLKDDLPDFPVANIQAAFPIISDVDSLENTLAQAPQNLERTAQNIGNLLAFTKR